From the Streptomyces sp. Sge12 genome, the window GGACGTGCTGGACCGGGCCGCCGCCGCGCCCGCATCCCCGCTGACCACCTAGGGAGTTGCCCGTGCTCACCACCGAGTTCTACCGCGCGCCCGCGGACTGCGGGCTCGTACGGAGCGGGGCCGACGTGCCCCGCACCCCCATGCGGGCCCTGCGCGAGGACATCCACGACATCCTGGTCTCCGCTCCCGTGGCCGAGGCCCGGCGTACCCGCGACCCCCGCCCCATCCACCGGGCCCTGGGCGAACAGGGCCTCCTCGCGCCCCAGTGGCCCGAGGAGTACGGGGGCCGCGGCATCAGCCAGGTCGCGGCCGCCGTACTGGTCGAGGAACTGGCCATGCACGACGTACCCGACCTGCTGCACACCCTCACCGTGCAGATCGTCGGATCCACCCTGCTCAACGTCGCGAGCCCGGCGATGAAGGCCCGCCACCTGCCCGGCTTCGCGGCCGGCACCGCCTTCGGCTGCGTCCTGTTCAGCGAACCCCAGGCCGGTTCCGACCTCAACATCCTCTCCACCCGCGCCGTTTCCGACGGCCGGGGCGGCTACAAGCTGTACGGCACCAAGGTCCACTCGCTCTTCGCCCGGCTCGCCGACTACGGCCTGTGCCTGGCCCGCGGCGAGGACGACGCGTTCAGCCTGTTCCTCGTCCCCCTGGCCCAGCCGGGCGTCACCATCCGGCAGATCCCGGGCATGGGCGACGACGCCTTCCACGAGGTCACCCTCGACGGCGTGGCCGTCACCGCCGACGACGTGGTCGGCGAGACCGGCCAGGGCTGGGCGATCGTCGTCAAGACCCTCGCCTTCGAGCGCACCGGACTCGACTACTACGTCAAGGCGCTGCGCTGGTACCGGGCGGCCGTGGAACGGCTGGAGGCCCACACCGACCGGCTCGAGGCCGGCCAGCACGACCAGATCGGCCTGGCCAAGCTCAACGCCCGGCTGCTCGCGGCCGGCACGCTGGTCCGCCGCGTCCTCACCCGCCTCGACCGGGGCGAACTCAACGAGGACGAGGCCGCCGCCGCGAAGTGGTACACCACCGAACTCGCCGCCGAGGTGGCCTGGTGGGCCGCGGAACTCGACGGCGACCGCAGCATGACCCTCGACGACCCCGAGGTCGACGGGGTGGCACACCCACTCGACGCGGCGTTGCGCGAAGCCCCGGGGATGCGGATATCGGGCGGCACCGCCGAAATGATGCTGGAGACGCTGGCCCGGCTGCGTCTCGACTCAGGTGCGGAGGTACGGCCGTGACGACAAAGGCGGTAGGCGGGAACGGCACCGGCGGCGGCCGGGGCGCTCCGGCGGTGCCCGAGCGGTGGCGGGAACGGGAGGACGAGGACTCGCTCTTCCGGCAGCTCCGGCTCACCGTCCGGCAGGGCCTGGAGGTCGACGGGGACACCCCCGCCGGGGCCTGGGAGGCGCTGACCCAGGTGGGCGCCTGGGAGTTCGCCCTCCCCATCGGCCAGGACGGCCTCGACCTCGGCCAGGCCGTCATCGCCATGGTCTGCGAGGAGGCGGGCAACGCGATGCAGCCCGTCCCGCTGACCGACACCCTCCTCGCCCTGGACCTGGTCGCCGGCCTCGGCCCCCTCGCCCCCGGGGCCACCGACAGCCTCCTGGACCGGGTGCGGACCGGGGAACTGGAGATCGCCGTGCCGGGCCGGCTGCCCGATCCGCGCGGCACCGTACCGCCCGGGATCACGTGGAAGCCGGACGGGGACACCGGCGCCGTCGTCCTCACCGGCGTGGGCGGCCCCTTCGCCGCCGGCGTCGGGCCCGGCGCCCTGCTCGTCCTCGCCGGCGGTCCCGACGGCCCGTGCGTGGCGCTCGTGGGCCTGCCCACCGGGGGAGTGGAGGTACGCCCGCTGCGCGACCACGGCGGCGGAGCCGTCGCCAGTGCCGTCTTCGACGAGGTGCGACTGCCGGCCGAGGCGGTGCTGCTGCGCGGCCTCGCCGCCGAACAGGCCCTCGCCCGGGTGGGTCTGCGCGCCGCCGTCCACCAGGCCTCGCTGCTGGCCGGGATCACCGCGGCCGCCCTGACCGCGGTCGTCTCCCGGATCCGCGGCCGGCAGCAGTTCGGCCAGGCCCTGGTCAAGCACCAGGGCCCCCGGCTGCGCGTGGCCGGCCTGCTGGCCCGCCTCGACGCCGTGCGCTGGGCCGTGGGCGACGCAGCCCGGGACCTGGACGAGGACCGGCTCACCGTGGGGGAGGCCGCCGGGCTGATCGCCCTCACGGCGGAGACCACGCTCGACGTGACACGTGACGCCGTCCACCTGCACGGCGCCTCGGGCCTGGTCCGGGACGGCCTGGTGGCGGGCTGCTACCGGCGCGCGGCCTGGGAAGCCATGCGCTGCGGGCGTCCGGCCCACCTGTGGGACACCGCGGCGCACACGCCCTGACCGGCGCCGCACGAAGGAAGGGGCCCCCGCACCGCGGGGGCCCCTTCTGCGTTCCGGCCGCGGCCGTCAGACCAGGTCGCGGCGCATGACCCAGCGGTGGCGCTTGTCGCTCTTGGCCTCGGTGCGGTGGACCCGGCGGAAGCCGGCCCGCTCGAACATGTCCATCGTCCCGACATAGGCGAGGGTCGGGTTCACCCGGCCGCCCTCCGGGTCCACCGGATACCCCTCGACGGCGGGCGCGCCGTTGGCGCGCGCGTGCTCGACGGCACCCTCCAGCAGACCGGAGGCGACCCCCTTGCCGCGGTACTCCTTGCGTACCACGAAGCAGGTCACCGACCACACGGGCAGATCGTCCACCGGCGTGATCGTCTTCGAGGAGGTCAGCCGGTCGAGTTGGCGGCGCGGCGCCACGTTGCACCAGCCGGCCACCTCGCCGTCGAGGAACCCCAGCACCCCGGGCGGCGGATCGGCCTTCTCCATCAGGCCGCGCAGGTGCTCGCCGCGCTCGTCGGCGCTCAGCCGCCCGTAGTCTCCCGTGGACAGCCGCCACGCCATGCACCAGCAGGTGTGCGCGCTCTTCTTGGGCTGGAGCACCTGCTGGATGTCGTCCCACAGATCCGCCGTGGCGGGCCGTACTTCTAAGCTCATGCTGCTACTTCGCTCTCTTCCGCTGCTTACAGGTGTCCCGCGGGCGCGGTGTTCCGCACCCCGGTGACGACGTCGGTCATCACGGCCGCCAGCACGTCCAGGGCGCGCCGGCACACCTTGTGCCCTGCGTCCAGATGAGTGACCAGCCGGACCGTCTCCGGGCCGGGCGCGGTCACCAGTACTCCCTCCTGCGCGGCCCGTGCGACGACCTCGTCGGCCCGGGCCACCTCGACGATGACGATGTTGGTCTCCGGCGGGCGCACGGTGAACCCCGCGTCCCGCAGGCCCGCCGCCAGCAGAGCGGCGTGGGCGTGGTCCTCGGCGATCCGCTCCACGTGGTGGTCCAGCGCGTACAGTCCCGCAGCCGCCAGGATGCCCGACTGGCGCATCCCGCCGCCCAGGCCGTGCCGCAACTTCCGGGCCCGCGACAGCTGTTCGACCGGCAGCAGGAGGACCGACCCGACGGGCGCGCCCAGCCCCTTCGACAGGCACACGGACAGCGAGTCGGCGGTCTCCCCGTACTCCCGCGCCGCCGTTCCCGTCGCGGCCATCGCGTTCCAGATCCGGGCGCCGTCCATGTGCACGGCCAGGCCCGCGCCGGCCGTCAGTTCCCGTACGGCGCGCAGCGTCTCCAGGGGGTGGACCGTACCGCCGGCCCGGGTGTGGGTCTGCTCGACCTCCACCGCGCGGGTGCCGAGCGTGTACGGGTTCCCCCGCCGGACCACCCCGGCCAGCAGCTCCGCGGTGATCACCCCCCGCTCGGCCGACACCGTGCGGGTCTGGATCCCGCCGTAGCGGGCCGGGGAGGCCTCCTCGTGCGCCAGGACGTGCGCCTCGGCATCGCACACCAGCTCCTCGCCGGGGCCGACGAGGAGCTGGAGGGCGATCTGGTTGGCCATCACCCCGGACGGGGTGAACAGGGCGCCGGAGAAGCCGAACATCCCGGCGAGCCGGTCCTCCAGCGCGCGGACGGTCGGATCCTCCCCGAACAGGTCGTCGCCGACCTCCGCGGCGGCCATCGCCGCCCGCATCCCGGGACCCGGCCGGGTCACCGTGTCGCTGCGCAGGTCGGCGGTCTCGGAACTCCCGATGCTCATGACGGTACGTCAACTCCTCGCTCGCGGGGCTGTGGGGTGAGTTCGCGGGCCGCCATCCAGTCCAACAGGGGGCGCACCGCCTGCCAGGTCTCCCGCACCAGTTCCCCGGCGCGCGCCGTGTGCAGGCCCGCGTCCGGTCCGTAGCGGCGGCCCGCGTCGATCTTGCGGTGGCGCAGCAGCCCCAGCCGCGGATGGTCCGCCGGGACCCCCCGCGGCCGGGACCTGAGCCGGTCGCCGCCCAGGACGAACCCCTGGGCCTCCAGCCGGCCCGCGATCGCGGCCAGCTCCGCGCCGCCGTCCTCCTGCTCGACGGCGGCGCGGTAGCGGGCGACCTCGGCCCCGGCGTACGGGTACCACCGCCCGGAGGCGTACAGGCCGTGCCGGTCCAGGTGGACCCACAGGCCCAGACAGGGCAGCAGGTCCAGATAGGCGCCCTGGTAGGTCTTGTACGGCGACTTGTCGTGGGACATCCGGGTGTCCCGGACCGGGCCGAGCACCTGCACCCCGCCCGGCCCGCCCGACCCGGTCGACTCCCTGAAGCCCGACTCCTTGACATACGTGCTCAGTTCAGCGGCCAGCTCGTCCATCGGCGCACGTACGTCGCGCTCGTACCGCTCGCGGTGGCGCAGTCGCCACGCCTCCTTGCTGTTGTCGGCCGCGAGGTCCCCGTACAGGCGCAGTGCCGAGGGCGGGAAGCCGCTGAAGGTCACGGCAGATACCCCGGCAGGGGGTGGGCGGCGCACAGTTCGGAGACCCGGGTGCGCACCCGGTCGCGCAGTGCGTCCGGCAGTACGCCGCCCTGCGCGCGCAGCGCCACGAGGACGTCGGCGACCAGGTCGGCGCACTCGGCGGCCACCGCGTGGTCCATGCCGCGCGCGGCCAGCGTGTTGGTGCCGAGCCGCAGTCCGCCGGTCACCCGGACCGGCGTGGTGTCGCCCGGGACCCGGTTGCGGTTGACGACGATCCCGCAGGCCTCCAGGGCCTGTTCGGCGATGTCCCCGGTGACGCCGCTGCCGCGCAGGTCGAGCAGCACCATGTGGGTGTCCGTACCGCCGGTGACCAGCCGGAACCCCCGGTCCGAGAGGCGCTCGGCGATCGCCTGCGCGCCGTCGGCGAGCCGCTTGGCGAGCTCGGCGAAGTCGGGGCTCGCCACGAAGTCCAGGGCGCGCGCCTTGGCCGCCACCGACGCCAGGTCGGGGGTGCCCTGGGTGAAGGGGAACACGGCGCGGCGCAGGGTCGCGGCCAGGGTGCCGCGCTCGGGCCCGGCCTTGCGGGCATCGCGGCCGAGCAGGATCAGCCCGCCGCGCGGGCCGTACAGCTGCTTGTAGGTGCTGGTGGTCGTCACATGGGCGTGGTCGACGGGGCTCTGGTGGAGGCCGGCGGCGACCAGCCCCGCGATGTGCGAGATGTCGGCCAGCAGATAGGCGTTGGCCTCGTCCGCGATCTCCCGGAAGCGGGCGAAGTCGATGCTGCGGGGGTAGGCGCTCGCCCCGCAGACGATCAGCTTCGGCCGGTGCTCCAGGGCCAGCTCGCGGATCTGGTCGTAGTCGAGCAGCCCCTCCGGCGTCACCCGGTAGCCGTGGGCGCGGTAGTACCGGCCGGTCACCGAGGCGGGGGAGCCGTGGGTGAGGTGGCCGCCGCAGTCCAGGTCCAGGCCGAGCAGGCTGTCGCCCGGGCCGAGCAGCGCCGTGATCACGGCGAGGTTCGCGGAGGAGCCGGAGTGCGGCTGCACGATCGCGTCCTGGGCCCCGAACGCCGCGCACGCCCGGTCGATCGCGAGGCGCTCGATCTCGTCGGCGACGCCGCAGCCCGCGTGGTAGCGGTTCCCGGGGAAGCCCTCGGCGGTCAGGTTGCCGAGCGTGCTGCCCTCGCAGGCCAGTACGGAGGGATCCGCGACGCTGGACGCCGCGACCATCATCAGGGTGTCGCGCTGGCGCGCCGACTCCCTGGCCAGCAGCGCGTACAGCGTGGCGTCGCGCTCTCTGAGCCGCGTCGTGGCGTGCCCGGCGAAATCGACCAGGTCGGGCGCGGGCGCGGGTCCGGTGCCCGGTGCCGCGGGCAGCTCCGGCTCGGTGACGGGCGCGGGCAGGGTGAGACTCATGACTGTCCCCTCTCGGAATCGTCCGTGCTGACCTTGCTGTTCCGGACCGCGTCCACGTCCGCGTCTGCGTCCACGTCCGCGTCTGCGTCCACGTCCGGCGCATCCGTCCCGTCGGCCTCCAGCTCGCCGAAGGCCTCCGCGGCGGCGACCGCCTCCGCGCCGTGCTGCTCGTCCGCGGCGATCTTCTCGGCCAGCTCGGAGAGCAGCGGGTTCTGGAACACGGTCTTGACGGGCACCGGCACCCCCAGCAGCTCCTTGAGCAGGCCGGCCAGCCGGGTACCGCTGAGCGAATCGCCGCCCAGGCTGAAGAAGTTGTCGCCGGGCGCCACCGCGTCCAGGCCGAGGATGTCGGCGACCGCCGCGCACAGCACCAACTCCAGCGCACTGCCCGGCCCGTCCCCGGCCTCCCGCACGGCCTCCTCGTCGGCGGACTGCTGCCGCCCCGCGGAGGAGGCCAGCAGCAGCCGGTCGACCTTGCCGTTGCGGGTCAGCGGCAGCTCCTCCAGCACGGTCAGCGCGGCCGGCACCATGGAGCCGGGAAGCTGCGCGGCGAGCCGCTCCAGCACCGGCCCCGCCGCGTCGGCGGCGGCCACGACGAAGGCGTGCAGCCGGCGCACCCCGTGGGCACTGGCCGGGGCCACCACCACGGCCGCCTCGACCTCGGGGTCCTGGCGCAGGACGGCCTCGATCTCGCCCAGCTCGATCCGGTGGCCCTGGATCTTCACCTGGAAGTCGTCCCGGCCGAGGATCTCGATGCTGCCGTCGGGCAGATACCGCCCCAGGTCACCGGTCAGATAGGCGCGTTCGCCGCTCTCCGGGAGGTGCACGAAGCGGTTCGCGGTGCGCTCCGCGTCGTTCCAGTAGCCCAGTGCGAGCCCGACGTCGCTGGCCACGGCCATCTCGCCGACCACCCCGAGCGGGCGCTCGTAGCCGGCCGGGTCGACGATGTAGTAGCGCTGGTTGGTGATCGGCCTGCCGTACGGGATGCTCGTCCAGGACGGGTCGACCTCGCCGATCGGCTGGAACAGCGACCAGCAGATCGTCTCGGTCGGACCGCCCGAACCCACCACCTGGATCCGCGGGCTCTGCGCCCGCAGCCGGTCCGGCAGCGTGAGCGGGATCCAGTCTCCGGAGAGTACCGACAGCCGCAGCGACTCCAGCGGCCGGCCGCCGCCGCGGCGCTCGCGCACCTCGGCCTCACCGACGAGCAGTTCCATCAGGACGGGCACGGAGTTCCACAGCGTGACCTGCTCCGCCCGCACCAGATCGGCCCACACATCGGGCTCGGCGTGCTCGAACGGCGGCGGCAGCACCACGGTCCCGCCCTGCGTCAAAACCCCGAACACGTCGTAGATCGAGGCGTCGAAGTGCAGCCCGGAGATGGCCAGCAGCCGGTCCCGGGCGCCCACTTCGAAGCGCTCGGCGACGTCGCGGATCAGGTTGACCACACCGATGTGGTCGACCATCACGCCCTTGGGCTCACCCGTCGAACCCGAGGTGAAGATGGTGTACGCGAGGTCCGCCGGGGTCTGCGCCGTGCCGGGCCGGGTGTCCGTGCCGGACTCGAAGTCCTTGTCCACCCGGTAGCGGCGGGCCGTGGGGGGCCAGCTGATCCGGGAGTCCAGCCGGGACTGGGTCAGGATCCGGTCCACCTTGGCCTCGGCGAGCAGCCGGCGCAGCCGCTCCGCCGGCACGGACGGGTCCAGCGGCAGGTAGGCGGCGCCGGAGGCGAGGATCCCGTACACCGCGGCGTACTGCTCCCAGCCCTTCTCCATCACGACGGCCACCAGCTCACCCGGTGCCGCCCCGTGCTCCCGCAGCGTGTGCCCGATCCGCCAGGCGTACGAGGCCAGTTCGGCGTAGCTCAGGCGCCGCCCGGTGGCGTCCACCACGGCCTCGGCGCCGGGCGTGAGCTCGGCCTGCCGGGCGAACAGCTCGTGGAGGGTGGTGTACGGGATCTGCCCGGCGGTGTCGTTGACCTCGCGGCGCAGCGTCCGCTCGGCCGCCGGGATCAGGTCGAAGCGCCGGGCGTGCAGGGACTCCGGGTCCCGCGTGATCCGCTCCAGCAGGTCCACGTACACGCCGAAGGCGGCGTCGACGAAGCCGGGCGCGAACGCCCCGTCGACGAAGTCCCAGATGACGCGCAGCTCACCGGCCAGCTCGCGCAGCTGCACGTCGAGCGAGACCTGCGGGGTCTGGGAGATCGAGTACACCTCCCGGCCCAGGTCGGTGACGGGACGGCGCACCGGGTAGTCGAGCAGGCTGGTGACGACGACCGGCATGCCGGCCTGCGCGCCCACCCCGTGCAGCCGCGTCAGCTCGCGCAGCACCCGCACGCCGTTGAAGGCGCCGTGCTCCGCGTCGCGGGCGAGCTGGTCGCGCAGGGCGTGCGCCCGGTCCAGGAAGGTCGCGCCCGAACCGTCGGCGGCGAGCATCACGGCATTCGTGAAGTCGCCGAGCACACCGGTGATGTCGGGGTGCACCGCCGGACGCTGGAAGATCGGGTAGTTGATGGTGAAGTCCGACTCCTCCGCCCAGCACCGGACCACCTCGGCGAAGGCCGCGGTGAGCAGGACCGACGGCGTCAGCCCCGCCTCGTGGGCCCGGGCCGAGAACAACTGCCAGTCCGCGGGGGACAGACGGTGTTCGCGCCGGTCGAAGCGCACCTCGCGCCCGGCGTCGCCGGCGCCGCCCGTCGGCAGCGAGGGGGCCGGCGGCAGCGTGGGCAGCCGCTCCACCCAGTAGTCGCGGGCGGTGCGGAAGGCCTCGGTGTGCGGCAGGGCGTCGGCGCGCCAGCGGGCGTACTCGGCGAAGCCGATACCGGGCGCGGGGAGTTCGGCGTCCGGGTTCTCGTAGAGGTCGACCAGCTCGGGGAAGAGCACCTGGAAGGCGCTGGAGGCGTCCAGCACCTGGAGGTCGATGCCGAGGTGGACCCGGCCCAGGTCGCGCGGACCGCCCAGCCGGATGATCCGCAGGTCGAACAGCGGCCAGCTGCCCACCGG encodes:
- a CDS encoding acyl-CoA dehydrogenase family protein; the encoded protein is MLTTEFYRAPADCGLVRSGADVPRTPMRALREDIHDILVSAPVAEARRTRDPRPIHRALGEQGLLAPQWPEEYGGRGISQVAAAVLVEELAMHDVPDLLHTLTVQIVGSTLLNVASPAMKARHLPGFAAGTAFGCVLFSEPQAGSDLNILSTRAVSDGRGGYKLYGTKVHSLFARLADYGLCLARGEDDAFSLFLVPLAQPGVTIRQIPGMGDDAFHEVTLDGVAVTADDVVGETGQGWAIVVKTLAFERTGLDYYVKALRWYRAAVERLEAHTDRLEAGQHDQIGLAKLNARLLAAGTLVRRVLTRLDRGELNEDEAAAAKWYTTELAAEVAWWAAELDGDRSMTLDDPEVDGVAHPLDAALREAPGMRISGGTAEMMLETLARLRLDSGAEVRP
- a CDS encoding acyl-CoA dehydrogenase family protein, with translation MTTKAVGGNGTGGGRGAPAVPERWREREDEDSLFRQLRLTVRQGLEVDGDTPAGAWEALTQVGAWEFALPIGQDGLDLGQAVIAMVCEEAGNAMQPVPLTDTLLALDLVAGLGPLAPGATDSLLDRVRTGELEIAVPGRLPDPRGTVPPGITWKPDGDTGAVVLTGVGGPFAAGVGPGALLVLAGGPDGPCVALVGLPTGGVEVRPLRDHGGGAVASAVFDEVRLPAEAVLLRGLAAEQALARVGLRAAVHQASLLAGITAAALTAVVSRIRGRQQFGQALVKHQGPRLRVAGLLARLDAVRWAVGDAARDLDEDRLTVGEAAGLIALTAETTLDVTRDAVHLHGASGLVRDGLVAGCYRRAAWEAMRCGRPAHLWDTAAHTP
- a CDS encoding GNAT family N-acetyltransferase, encoding MSLEVRPATADLWDDIQQVLQPKKSAHTCWCMAWRLSTGDYGRLSADERGEHLRGLMEKADPPPGVLGFLDGEVAGWCNVAPRRQLDRLTSSKTITPVDDLPVWSVTCFVVRKEYRGKGVASGLLEGAVEHARANGAPAVEGYPVDPEGGRVNPTLAYVGTMDMFERAGFRRVHRTEAKSDKRHRWVMRRDLV
- a CDS encoding threonine aldolase family protein, which encodes MSIGSSETADLRSDTVTRPGPGMRAAMAAAEVGDDLFGEDPTVRALEDRLAGMFGFSGALFTPSGVMANQIALQLLVGPGEELVCDAEAHVLAHEEASPARYGGIQTRTVSAERGVITAELLAGVVRRGNPYTLGTRAVEVEQTHTRAGGTVHPLETLRAVRELTAGAGLAVHMDGARIWNAMAATGTAAREYGETADSLSVCLSKGLGAPVGSVLLLPVEQLSRARKLRHGLGGGMRQSGILAAAGLYALDHHVERIAEDHAHAALLAAGLRDAGFTVRPPETNIVIVEVARADEVVARAAQEGVLVTAPGPETVRLVTHLDAGHKVCRRALDVLAAVMTDVVTGVRNTAPAGHL
- a CDS encoding DUF2461 family protein; the protein is MTFSGFPPSALRLYGDLAADNSKEAWRLRHRERYERDVRAPMDELAAELSTYVKESGFRESTGSGGPGGVQVLGPVRDTRMSHDKSPYKTYQGAYLDLLPCLGLWVHLDRHGLYASGRWYPYAGAEVARYRAAVEQEDGGAELAAIAGRLEAQGFVLGGDRLRSRPRGVPADHPRLGLLRHRKIDAGRRYGPDAGLHTARAGELVRETWQAVRPLLDWMAARELTPQPRERGVDVPS
- the glyA gene encoding serine hydroxymethyltransferase, with protein sequence MSLTLPAPVTEPELPAAPGTGPAPAPDLVDFAGHATTRLRERDATLYALLARESARQRDTLMMVAASSVADPSVLACEGSTLGNLTAEGFPGNRYHAGCGVADEIERLAIDRACAAFGAQDAIVQPHSGSSANLAVITALLGPGDSLLGLDLDCGGHLTHGSPASVTGRYYRAHGYRVTPEGLLDYDQIRELALEHRPKLIVCGASAYPRSIDFARFREIADEANAYLLADISHIAGLVAAGLHQSPVDHAHVTTTSTYKQLYGPRGGLILLGRDARKAGPERGTLAATLRRAVFPFTQGTPDLASVAAKARALDFVASPDFAELAKRLADGAQAIAERLSDRGFRLVTGGTDTHMVLLDLRGSGVTGDIAEQALEACGIVVNRNRVPGDTTPVRVTGGLRLGTNTLAARGMDHAVAAECADLVADVLVALRAQGGVLPDALRDRVRTRVSELCAAHPLPGYLP
- a CDS encoding non-ribosomal peptide synthetase — translated: MTELLPARADSAASFPMTETQQALMIGRGEAVELGGIGCYGYFEWERPDLDPERFAAAWRKVVARHDMLRAIGRTDGTQWVPADPLPFSIPVEDLRGLSEDAAGERLAALRDEMSHVVFPVGSWPLFDLRIIRLGGPRDLGRVHLGIDLQVLDASSAFQVLFPELVDLYENPDAELPAPGIGFAEYARWRADALPHTEAFRTARDYWVERLPTLPPAPSLPTGGAGDAGREVRFDRREHRLSPADWQLFSARAHEAGLTPSVLLTAAFAEVVRCWAEESDFTINYPIFQRPAVHPDITGVLGDFTNAVMLAADGSGATFLDRAHALRDQLARDAEHGAFNGVRVLRELTRLHGVGAQAGMPVVVTSLLDYPVRRPVTDLGREVYSISQTPQVSLDVQLRELAGELRVIWDFVDGAFAPGFVDAAFGVYVDLLERITRDPESLHARRFDLIPAAERTLRREVNDTAGQIPYTTLHELFARQAELTPGAEAVVDATGRRLSYAELASYAWRIGHTLREHGAAPGELVAVVMEKGWEQYAAVYGILASGAAYLPLDPSVPAERLRRLLAEAKVDRILTQSRLDSRISWPPTARRYRVDKDFESGTDTRPGTAQTPADLAYTIFTSGSTGEPKGVMVDHIGVVNLIRDVAERFEVGARDRLLAISGLHFDASIYDVFGVLTQGGTVVLPPPFEHAEPDVWADLVRAEQVTLWNSVPVLMELLVGEAEVRERRGGGRPLESLRLSVLSGDWIPLTLPDRLRAQSPRIQVVGSGGPTETICWSLFQPIGEVDPSWTSIPYGRPITNQRYYIVDPAGYERPLGVVGEMAVASDVGLALGYWNDAERTANRFVHLPESGERAYLTGDLGRYLPDGSIEILGRDDFQVKIQGHRIELGEIEAVLRQDPEVEAAVVVAPASAHGVRRLHAFVVAAADAAGPVLERLAAQLPGSMVPAALTVLEELPLTRNGKVDRLLLASSAGRQQSADEEAVREAGDGPGSALELVLCAAVADILGLDAVAPGDNFFSLGGDSLSGTRLAGLLKELLGVPVPVKTVFQNPLLSELAEKIAADEQHGAEAVAAAEAFGELEADGTDAPDVDADADVDADADVDAVRNSKVSTDDSERGQS